One window of Treponema denticola genomic DNA carries:
- the ispE gene encoding 4-(cytidine 5'-diphospho)-2-C-methyl-D-erythritol kinase — MIKSAISLKAHAKINLHLEVLGKRSDGFHDIVSVFAPISLADELLMQRKPDRKECRVLSPLAELPAENTITRAYEEFKNFTGISDGVSVRILKKIPEGAGLGGGSSDAASVLRGLNDMFSAALPEEDLRAIALKIGSDVPFFLGDGAAVVQGRGEEIKRVSVSSDYFGILIYPEIKSATPRAYSLLGRKESEILNAAFNPELFCGKDCREWPFFNSFEDVLFTEYPAIKKAKLDLLTYGADFALMSGAGSSVFGLFKDEKTVKNAYSQLFVEYGRCFFFLLLAF, encoded by the coding sequence ATGATTAAAAGTGCGATTAGCCTTAAAGCTCATGCAAAAATTAATCTGCATTTGGAAGTTTTAGGAAAGAGAAGCGACGGATTTCATGACATTGTAAGTGTTTTTGCTCCGATTTCTCTTGCCGATGAGCTTTTAATGCAAAGAAAACCGGATAGAAAAGAGTGTAGGGTGCTTTCTCCTTTGGCTGAATTGCCGGCAGAAAACACAATTACAAGAGCTTATGAAGAGTTTAAAAACTTTACCGGTATTTCTGACGGCGTTTCCGTTAGGATTTTAAAAAAAATCCCTGAAGGTGCCGGATTGGGAGGCGGATCTTCCGATGCCGCTTCGGTTTTGCGAGGTCTTAACGATATGTTTTCTGCCGCTTTACCGGAAGAAGACTTAAGGGCTATAGCTTTAAAAATAGGAAGCGATGTTCCGTTTTTTTTGGGAGATGGAGCTGCGGTTGTACAAGGCCGCGGAGAAGAAATAAAGAGAGTTTCCGTTTCTTCAGATTATTTTGGGATTTTGATTTATCCCGAAATAAAAAGCGCTACACCTAGGGCTTACAGCCTTTTAGGCCGTAAAGAATCGGAGATACTGAATGCTGCTTTTAATCCTGAGCTTTTTTGCGGCAAAGATTGCCGTGAATGGCCTTTTTTTAACAGTTTTGAAGATGTTCTTTTTACGGAATATCCTGCAATAAAAAAGGCAAAACTAGACCTTTTAACTTACGGAGCTGATTTTGCTCTTATGAGCGGTGCCGGTTCTTCGGTTTTCGGACTTTTTAAAGATGAAAAAACAGTTAAAAATGCTTATTCCCAGCTTTTTGTTGAATATGGGCGATGTTTTTTCTTCTTGTTACTTGCGTTCTGA
- the spoVG gene encoding septation regulator SpoVG, whose protein sequence is MEITEVRVQRVSPGNSLKAYANITFDDCFVLHNVRVIEGNDGLYIGMPSRKLSNGEFKNIAHPITAEFREKMTKAVLEVYEKTPVMPGQEAEV, encoded by the coding sequence ATGGAAATTACAGAAGTCCGTGTTCAGAGGGTGAGTCCGGGGAATAGTTTAAAGGCTTATGCTAATATTACGTTTGATGATTGCTTTGTCCTTCATAATGTAAGAGTGATCGAGGGTAATGACGGTTTGTATATCGGAATGCCCAGCCGGAAGTTGAGTAACGGTGAGTTTAAAAATATAGCTCATCCTATCACTGCCGAGTTTAGAGAAAAGATGACAAAGGCTGTTTTGGAGGTTTACGAAAAAACACCTGTTATGCCGGGGCAAGAGGCTGAAGTGTAG
- a CDS encoding 50S ribosomal protein L25, which yields MEQRLLNANERSTYGKNAAVKMRKAGRIPAVMYDRHGKSVSIDVDEREFMKLFKLVTESTIVTLNAAGKDYEVFIKDFQHDIVTDKIKHIDFYEVERGKSLRTKVKIRLEGSPEGVRHGGILETGITELELECLPKDLPARIIVDVSALDVNQSLHVRDIKLPEAVTVLTSDDITVAAIKFAAAESTTPVATESEGTEAAAAAPEPAEEAK from the coding sequence ATGGAACAGAGACTGTTAAACGCAAATGAAAGATCAACATATGGTAAAAATGCCGCTGTAAAAATGAGAAAAGCTGGAAGAATTCCTGCAGTAATGTATGATAGGCACGGCAAATCCGTTTCTATTGATGTTGATGAAAGAGAATTTATGAAACTTTTTAAACTTGTTACCGAAAGTACTATTGTAACATTAAATGCAGCGGGAAAGGATTACGAAGTTTTTATTAAAGATTTTCAGCATGATATTGTTACGGACAAGATTAAACATATCGACTTTTACGAAGTAGAAAGAGGAAAGTCCTTACGTACAAAGGTTAAGATTAGACTTGAAGGTTCTCCCGAAGGCGTACGCCATGGCGGAATTCTTGAAACCGGTATTACTGAGCTTGAACTTGAGTGCCTGCCTAAGGATTTACCGGCCAGGATTATCGTTGATGTTTCTGCACTTGATGTAAATCAATCTCTTCACGTCAGGGATATTAAGCTTCCTGAGGCCGTTACCGTTTTAACAAGCGATGATATAACGGTTGCTGCTATTAAGTTTGCTGCTGCTGAAAGTACAACACCGGTTGCAACTGAAAGTGAAGGAACCGAAGCCGCCGCTGCCGCACCCGAACCTGCTGAAGAGGCTAAATAA
- the tilS gene encoding tRNA lysidine(34) synthetase TilS, which yields MAKSFLKDVLLGFSSLCDRAVGQNSDRTARPVAPLKLLLAVSGGADSMAMLSAFLELKSDINAEIFVLTVNHNIRPERETLGDAQFVLDFCKDKCPCILAEIPKNTVFDEAKNRKTGIEDAARFLRYNEFEKTADSLNADYILTAHNKNDNYETVLMRLFQGSEPEALMGISPRRGRFIRPMLNISRSEIEEYLKEKNIPWREDATNLETSYLRNKVRHNLLPALTICFDGWQRGLDKSLAKIKAQNDFIIDSYKAKKETWVLDKNEECCRCKFLFFVSLEKALKLKFLQEGLILLKGKRRIPYSVFDDLMKLSDTKKKIFSGGFCIKKEGDEVLLFKAVTEEKTGEVFYSIWIDKPCTFDTPAGTFKAVKNEAGFFIVHKSDKTCGIGPFNPPFCVRSRLLGDEIETSSGSKKSVKKIINDWNIDYEDRNILPIIEEGGVVKAIYGAVFGKKNWYVVGSYDKQLGRNSASLFI from the coding sequence ATGGCAAAATCGTTTTTAAAAGATGTGCTTTTAGGCTTTTCCTCCTTATGCGATAGGGCGGTCGGCCAAAACTCCGATAGAACGGCCAGGCCGGTTGCACCGTTGAAGCTTCTGCTTGCCGTTTCAGGGGGTGCCGATTCTATGGCCATGCTTTCTGCCTTTTTGGAATTGAAAAGCGATATAAATGCCGAGATTTTTGTACTGACCGTAAACCACAATATAAGACCCGAAAGAGAAACCTTAGGCGATGCCCAATTTGTTTTAGACTTTTGTAAAGATAAATGTCCATGTATCTTAGCCGAAATTCCTAAAAATACGGTATTCGATGAGGCTAAGAATAGAAAAACGGGAATTGAAGATGCTGCCCGCTTTTTGAGGTACAATGAGTTTGAAAAAACGGCTGATTCTTTAAATGCCGATTATATTTTGACGGCACATAATAAAAACGATAATTATGAAACGGTTTTGATGAGGCTCTTTCAAGGCTCCGAGCCTGAAGCCCTTATGGGGATTTCTCCAAGACGGGGAAGATTTATTCGGCCCATGCTTAATATCAGCCGCTCTGAAATAGAAGAATATTTAAAAGAAAAAAATATCCCGTGGAGAGAAGATGCCACTAATCTTGAAACCTCATATCTTAGAAACAAAGTTAGACATAATCTTCTTCCTGCTTTGACAATCTGTTTTGACGGCTGGCAAAGGGGCTTGGATAAAAGTTTAGCAAAGATAAAGGCTCAAAACGATTTTATTATCGACTCTTATAAGGCAAAAAAAGAAACATGGGTGTTGGATAAAAATGAAGAGTGCTGCCGATGTAAATTTCTTTTTTTTGTAAGCCTTGAAAAAGCCTTAAAGCTTAAATTTCTTCAAGAAGGCCTTATTCTTTTAAAGGGAAAAAGAAGAATTCCTTACTCGGTCTTTGACGATTTGATGAAGCTTTCCGATACTAAAAAGAAAATTTTTTCGGGCGGCTTTTGTATAAAAAAAGAAGGAGATGAGGTATTGCTTTTTAAAGCCGTAACCGAAGAAAAGACAGGCGAAGTCTTTTATTCTATCTGGATTGATAAGCCTTGCACTTTTGATACCCCTGCCGGAACTTTTAAGGCCGTAAAAAATGAAGCCGGCTTTTTTATAGTGCATAAAAGCGATAAAACTTGCGGTATAGGGCCTTTTAATCCTCCCTTTTGTGTGCGTTCACGCCTCTTAGGAGATGAAATTGAGACTTCTTCGGGTTCAAAAAAATCGGTAAAAAAAATTATAAATGACTGGAATATAGACTATGAAGATAGAAATATTTTGCCGATAATCGAAGAGGGCGGGGTAGTTAAAGCTATATACGGAGCCGTTTTCGGCAAAAAAAATTGGTATGTTGTAGGGAGTTATGATAAACAGCTCGGCAGAAATTCAGCCTCACTGTTTATCTGA
- a CDS encoding tetratricopeptide repeat protein produces the protein MKYSCRFKCFKLKHRICAFFILICVGIYANQSEGVNLSAALSYLQNSAKLFTEEKWKEALFEAQLGEVYDSKTADFLYIQAVCSLKLNYPNEDILQKADAACTDGMIWRLYDINAGRLLAAQVNARMLKYKEALELVKLLPFESAESDYVRADALYGLGRHEEAKQLISEALDRWAFNSSFAKLFFLRERGKKVSFFGKKLAGHIISRLYAWQDEDPSLLLLASPFETKSEENIRRLKLYRGMYLPFTESHDLNDLYNRSYSTLLCLRYGIIDEQTAVNEFLSAKVYYFNPILKEYVLTQAMYESHLVELLRLVVDSKLRNELKKFLSVYEGLIVDDENGDLIIDSKIYYKNGRPWCAEFDSLQTGYPEYTVECNFGIPSVIHGKKNEYSVSYDSYPAVKNCIKDGKNYTMRPLDLNWAPIELKELNLKLYGMHQKQQAFFSLKVGKNVRSLHEGTLTYSAAFSEENTPYINGGVKKVFFDKGIPIKAEVTVLGEPYSQTNYRNGLPVFENIDKDGDGYFETRIEYDPKGVLKRIDIDLNKNKLYEYSEYYQKDGSVTKVWDSDEDGSFEITYTQYGNGDSQTEWIHPKLNKKIRVSYKNGNPFQLFDGKENLILIPSDKGNLFWLNRTPINIEKVNEKIIEIFNQTSLPVVSYMFSINNIEVFAVRSGGFVFAEIVNE, from the coding sequence GTGAAATATTCCTGTAGATTTAAGTGTTTTAAACTCAAGCATAGAATATGTGCTTTTTTTATTTTAATTTGTGTAGGTATTTATGCAAATCAAAGTGAGGGGGTAAATTTATCTGCCGCCCTATCATATTTGCAGAATTCCGCTAAGCTCTTTACCGAAGAAAAATGGAAAGAAGCCTTGTTTGAGGCTCAGCTCGGTGAAGTCTATGATTCGAAAACCGCCGATTTTTTATATATTCAGGCAGTATGCAGCTTAAAACTAAATTATCCTAATGAAGATATATTGCAAAAAGCCGATGCTGCCTGTACCGATGGAATGATCTGGCGATTATACGATATAAATGCCGGCCGCTTATTGGCGGCTCAAGTTAATGCAAGAATGTTAAAATACAAGGAAGCTCTGGAGCTTGTCAAGCTTTTACCCTTTGAATCGGCCGAATCGGACTATGTAAGGGCGGATGCTCTCTACGGGTTAGGCAGGCATGAAGAGGCGAAACAGCTTATTTCCGAAGCTCTTGACCGATGGGCCTTTAATTCCTCTTTTGCAAAATTATTCTTTTTACGTGAACGAGGAAAAAAGGTAAGCTTTTTCGGTAAAAAGTTAGCCGGACATATAATTTCCCGCCTTTACGCGTGGCAGGATGAGGATCCGTCTCTCCTCTTGCTTGCAAGTCCCTTTGAAACAAAATCGGAAGAAAATATCAGACGGCTGAAATTATACAGGGGTATGTATTTGCCTTTTACAGAATCGCATGATCTTAACGATTTATATAACCGCTCATATTCTACCTTGCTTTGTCTAAGGTACGGTATAATAGATGAACAAACGGCTGTAAACGAATTTTTATCGGCTAAGGTTTATTATTTTAACCCGATTTTGAAGGAGTATGTTCTTACTCAGGCTATGTATGAATCTCATTTGGTCGAGCTTTTACGCTTGGTTGTAGATTCCAAATTAAGAAATGAGCTTAAAAAGTTTTTATCGGTCTATGAAGGTTTGATTGTTGATGACGAAAACGGAGATCTGATTATAGATTCTAAAATTTATTATAAAAACGGCAGACCTTGGTGTGCCGAATTTGACAGCCTCCAAACAGGATATCCCGAATACACTGTAGAATGTAACTTCGGTATTCCATCTGTAATTCACGGCAAAAAAAATGAATATTCGGTGTCCTATGATTCATATCCGGCCGTTAAAAATTGTATCAAAGACGGTAAAAACTACACTATGCGGCCGCTTGATCTTAATTGGGCTCCTATAGAGTTAAAAGAACTAAATCTAAAACTGTACGGCATGCACCAAAAACAACAAGCCTTTTTTTCTTTAAAAGTAGGCAAAAATGTAAGAAGTCTGCATGAAGGTACATTAACTTACTCCGCGGCATTTTCTGAAGAAAATACTCCATACATAAACGGAGGCGTAAAAAAAGTATTCTTTGATAAGGGTATCCCGATAAAGGCCGAGGTAACTGTGTTAGGGGAGCCTTACTCGCAAACTAATTACAGAAACGGCTTACCTGTTTTTGAAAACATAGATAAAGACGGAGACGGTTATTTTGAAACAAGGATTGAGTATGATCCAAAGGGTGTATTAAAAAGGATAGATATCGATTTAAATAAAAATAAACTCTATGAATATTCCGAATACTATCAAAAAGACGGCTCCGTTACAAAGGTGTGGGACAGCGATGAGGACGGTTCCTTCGAAATTACATATACGCAATATGGAAATGGTGACTCTCAAACCGAATGGATTCATCCAAAGCTGAATAAAAAAATCCGTGTTAGTTATAAAAACGGAAATCCTTTCCAATTATTTGACGGAAAAGAAAACCTTATTCTTATTCCTTCGGATAAGGGGAACTTGTTCTGGCTTAATCGAACTCCTATAAATATTGAAAAAGTAAACGAAAAAATTATAGAAATATTTAACCAAACGA